The genomic region TGTGATGTAGGAATCATCCTCGTGGGGGTAACGTGTTTGGATATTGTGTATGGGCCCACCATCAACAGGTGGACGTGGTTTGAGGCGAAGGGAGGTGCGAAAGCGTGTGCGGTCATTAAAGCTCCAGCTCTTCTGGACCTTCCCTGGGCTGGTGGCATCGGGCACGTTCTCCTGGCTGGGGGAGCTTCGGACGCCGGAGCTCGGGGGCAGTGGTGATGTCTTGCTCCTAATGGTTTGGGATGATCGGGAATTGTTCATCCTGATCCGATCCCGAAAGCCCATTTTACTGCTGATAGTGAAGATCACATCATCAAACATCTGTAGGCGCAGTATTCTTCTTGGATCAATACAGGTTTTTCTCAACGATCACAATGCCTTTGACCTTAATGGAGAACTAAGCCGTTAGTTTAGTGGAGCAGCAGAACGGCAGCCTGAGCTCGTTAGAAAAGAGTTAGTTAGTTAAAGTGACAGAACAAAACATGGCCTCTGACTTTTATCCTCAGAGAAACtcatcaacaaacagacaaaacagggacacacacagacatttccATTTGATCTCAGCAAAGGATAGACTAGCTGACTTATCATAAAGGCAGTTTTGTCAACAGGGACCACGCACTATTGCAAAATAACTGATTCTGTCCTGCAGATTTGCTAATTTAATGTGCCGATTATAGCACATGATTCAGCGAAATCTGATCGAAACCTGATCCAAGACTTGCAGTAGTGCTGGGCCGGCGGAAAATGTTCCACCCGCCATCACAATAAAGACACGCTTTCTTAATCCCTTCAACGGAGtgaaaaagcatcaaaacatcgCCTTCAAAGTGCAGCCGTGCAGAAGGTACAGTATCTCTCATTTAGTACTCTATACCACTCACAACCACCCAACGCAGGCCGGTATGAGATGTCATCCATTTACAGGAGGAAAGCTATTTGCCACCCAATCTCTCCAACAGATTGACTCCTGTTATCGCGTGCTCTTGAGACCGCTCCTTCTCTGGAGCCGCTTTCATGTTACACACCGACACGGATCCATGAGGCGAGGCAAACATCATGCACCACAGAGCAATTCCAGCCCAGTCTCTCACTCCCACATGTTTACGATGATATACTCtttgttgtgcgtgtgtgtcggcTGGCCATTTAAATGACAATTTAAATGGTTATGGGAGGTTAGTGGGAACAGCATTTCATACAAGCAAGTTGAAATGTTTCAAGGACATGTGAAAGAGCTTTGCATGCTGTTGGGAGAGCTTCACTGAATCTTTCCAAAAAGAATATTGCATGCAAACAGTAACATTTTAGCACTTAAAAACCTTTTAGAAATACAGCACACAAACATTCAGATTTTATTGAAAGGTTACATAACTAATCTCAAATAGGAAAACATGCTGAATCAATTAAACCTTCAGTCTAAGAAGGCATTATAAATGAGCCAAAATGACTCAATTGAAAACATAAAGCAAGTCAAGAGCAAGGCAATTCTTTTGACTAGACGAGACATTTGATGTTAGCTCACTAGGAACAGgtgtttttgttgcattgtCATAAAACATTGAGGACTTTCACTGTGTTTTCAAGACATGGTTCATCCTGACTTTCAAGCCAAACCAAGGACAATCAGTGCTATTATCTCCAGCAGGAAGGTCTGAGCTGGAGGAACATCCTATCAGAAATGAGGCTCACAGCATTTCTACATAGTGGAGGATTCGCTCGAGCATTTGTGGACCAGAGTATGGTTAAGTGTTTATGATAAGTGCAGGATATGGCTGATCAGTAACAAAACCTTTAGCAAGCCGCAGCCCCAGTCCACAAATGTTTGAGTGTTTCAGGCAAGGTGATTAGGATGCACATTAAATGAGAAAGAGTAGTGTTAAAGATGTTTAGCGTGCCCCGTGCACAGGCTCGTTGCCATGGATACCTCTGCTTGCGGCCAGCGTGAATCCGGAAGAGACCCCGTTTTTTAGAAAGGAGTTgactgaggaaacacacaaggcaaaggaagagagggtgaggggaggagaggagaggaagaagggagggaggctgggtgggggggttgaagGAGGACGAGAAGTTCTGGGACACAACCTGAGTTTGTGATTAACCCGTGAGGATAAAATGAAGGATAAAACAAGGGGGGGGTGAGGTGTGTACATCTCAATAATCCAAACAGCCCTTTGCCTTTCTGATCTTGTTCCTTTAACCTAAAGCTGAAAAGTGTACATCTGAGCAGCAGTTTGGGATTATGGAGATACAGCCGGTGAGAAGTGAGGAGGTGGGTTTGAAACAGTAGGTGGGGGAGATTCATGCAAAGGTAGTGGGTAATGTTTCACCTGAGTATATTCATCACGACAACTCGTTAAACATAATGGTGTGACAGCAGCTCCTCAAATCGAACAGCTAAACTTATATTTTGTAGGTGCTACTTTCATCCAATGCATGCACAAGTCCGACGCATACAATTTACATAATCAGCCCTCTCCTATCTTGGCTTTTGTATATGGTTTGTGCTAAAGATGTTATGAATCTAATACAGCAAATCCATTCTAACTATCAATACCCTTTAACACGCAAGCACAGCTCATGACTTGAAGAACAAACCTGCAGGGAACTTCTGCCTTCCTGAGAACAGAtgaaggatggaggatggatggcaTGGAAAAGACACAATGGAaataaagggaaagagagaggaagacaggaagaggcAACCAGTGAGTGAACAGCGGGAGGCGGTGGAGAAGAGTTTGAGCTAAGCAGACAAAGATGCCGAGAAGCAAAGGGGAGGGCCTGCACACAGTGGTCTCAAATCAGCATTAGTGAAACATTGTTAGATACGCGACTCATTCATGCAGAAAGCTCCAGAAGCAGTAAACGTTGATTCTCTTTGTACCCCTGTTGAATGTATTCTTCTGTAAGGCCCTGGTGTTActgttttgagtgtgtttgGGTGTCTACGTGTGAGCATGAGTGGAGGCCGACATTCAGCCACCTGTCTGTATGTGCTGTGAGGCTGTAGGAAGTGGCGGGGGTGCGTACCTGTCCCCTGACAGGTAGGGGAGGCTGTAGGGCCGCAGCCCAGACAGCAGCATGTTGTAGGAGTTGTGGAGGACCTTCTTGGTGTTACGCTGTCGCTGGAGGTGACTGAACAGTAGCGTCAGTTCTCTGACACCCCCAcgtgcacaaataaaaaaaacacatgacaaatgaacaaaaaacaacaaaatatggAAAAACTCACAAAAAGGCCAAATCAATGGTCCAAGCAATCAAAAGAGGGATACTTGagaaaaatgatttttattaaaaatattgcAATGTGAATGTTTTGACTTGATGTTTATATTGGAGTTTCTCATGTTCCCCTCCTTTTAAGCAAATAAAAATTAGTCAAATTAATAACATGAatgcaaaatatttatttttaaactgtgtgGAACCAAAGTAATGAAAATCTAATTGAATAGTGGGGGCAGAAGCATTTAAAGGGCAAGGCCCAGAATTaagtaaaaagtataatttaGAAATGAGAGGAAACACCATTCCTTTTTACTTAAAGAGACATATAATGCTTATTTTCAGGTTCCtacttgttttttgttatttttactagaatatttttatattctttaaTTATTACTCTCATACTGCCTGAAACGCTCCAAGCCGTGGATGCACACACTATACGACGATATATTCTAATGAGCCTGCATGGGACATAGGAAGGGGGAGCCAAATCTGAATAGCCTGTTGAATCACACGTTTGCTGACCGAGGCAGCCTACAAAACTGACTGGGTTGTCTTGTATCCCAGTGTGTGGGTTGGTAGGCACACCAGATACCCAAATGTATGTGCACGAGCAGTGAAAAAGTGAGTTGTTCATAATATGTTCCCTCTATACTACCACCTCAAAAAAGTAACTGGATTCTTTATGGCAAAAGGTTACATTTCTgagatgtgttgtgtgttttaataatattcCGAATGTATAAGAAGGATTGAAAATACACTCCGTATTGTACACAATCCAGTGTTATATGATGCTTCTCTAAAATCACTGTCTGCACGTCAAACAATTGACCAAAGATGACAACCGATTTCTGATGGTTGAATCCACTCAGCTGTGAGCATGTAGACGGATGTGAGGACTCACCTGAACGAAGGCAACATGCTGTCATAGAAGTACCAAGTAGCTGTCAGGTAGGAGTGTTTGGCATCTGTAGAGTAGAGACGCCATGCAGCCTAAAGaattacacaaatacacacaaacatcaagTCAAAACTCTGCACTTGTGTGTGACATATAACCCCAACATAAATGACTCACTGCGGCTATTACCTGTATCAGGTTAGCAGCAggcatcctcctcttctcaaAGTGCTTCTGTCGATGCTGCTCTTGGACCTTCAAGGCGAAGCCTGACCCCAGAATTCCctgagggtcagaggtcaaagttaGGAGAGCAATTGTCGCCGGGTTGAGAGGAGCCGCTGACAGGTCTGTGAGTAAATATATAGATGTGAACATACAGAGGACTTACAGCAGGCAGGGCAAAGAAGGAGACTCCCAGAAGAGCGAAGCCAGCAGCGAGGAGCCGTCCTTGCCAAGTGCGAGGGGTCTTGTCCCCGTAGCCAATGGTTGTTAGAGTAATctggaaaaatgaaaaaatgtgaTGTACACCTGtgctttgtttcattttaattcTACGGGAATATTTTTGTCACATGTTTTGTGAGTGTCTGGGGCTCGTCAATTCTTAAAAAATTCAATTCAGCAGAtcttgttcatttatttaaataatctttACCCTTAATGATTCTCATATCAATTTGAAGTTTATACAACCAGAAAACAATCTTAAGAGGTTTCTTCCcacatttcctgtttgtattgaTACTCCCACAAtcaaaaaggggaaaaagatGCCCAACTTTAGTTTGTATAAAAGAGGCCTGAACCCAAAATGTGCCAATTCAATGTGgtaaatgtgttaaatatagaaagagtagaacaatgtataaaaaaacacagagaactTATTACTAAACCACGTAAGTGAAAGATATTAAAGAACCACTATAAAAGCACTTTAACTGATAATTCCTCATTCATGCTCCATGGACTAATTGAGATTAGCACCTCTTTGGCTGGACTTAATCATCTCTCTGCATATTGAAATGTCTTGCAGCAGGACTTCTTTCCTCTTAATGAAAATCCTATTTACAGTGATGTGTTCTTTAAGGGAACAGGATGTTTAACCTATTTTTAATTGACCACACGGACAATGAAGTACATATGGAAAGCTTCACAACAAGACTGAACAACACTCAGTTTCTACTGTTGACGCCGGCAATCCCTCCGAGTGGATGTTATAAACAGTTGTGAAGGACTATAATACAAATGTGATTCTTATTGTTTGGTTGTACTATTTATTCCCAGGTGTATTACGTACATTATATGCATCTATATATCTGCATTGTCTTTCAACCTTGCTTTTTGGTTAATGTTGATGACATTCAGCCTCAGGGATCCTGTGTGTATTATGTGGTACTTACGGTCCCCCACCAGAGGGAGTCTGCATAGGTGTTGAAGTCTGAGTTGATGTCTTTCTCTGCCAGGTACACCAGGAAGGAGGCAAAGATCAGGACCAGGAAACCTATGTACCAGGCGGTAATCAGCTcctgagagagacacagagagaaggaatcAATCATCTGTCATCAATCTGTCAGCAACAACAGCATCTGTACCATCATAATCACTGCTGTCATTACAATATCACTATCATCATTATTGGCTGAATTCCCCGCCATCATCACATTTGGAATCTACTTTTGACTTAGCTGCACAGTTCTGCTTAGACCGCTGATGCATCAATTCATCATCAATTCATCATCAATTCATCATCGCCACCACGACCCTCTAACTGAGTTCTGCAGCTGACCGGCGGGTGTCAGGTGTTTAGGGCAGCACAAAGACCAACAACTAATTGCCTAAAATGAGCAGCTAAAGGGGAGTTTAGTGTTCCAGCATAATCAAGTTACAGCTGGTCATCCATCAGTAGACTCACCACATAATCCGCAACACTGAGAGTTATTAAGTTATTTATACCATTAGTAACCAGCATGACCATCATCGTCAGCCTTTCTATAACACTCTCCTGCTCTTAAAATAATCCATCAAGCTGTACAGTGTGCGGCTACCCTGAATCATCCtactttatttgtatgtttactAACCAGTGTCTTTGAATGTAGGCCATTAATACAAAGTGAGTCTTTGTAGTAGAGCATGTGTAAAAAGAGGACTATATTTAGCAGGCTGTCATTCCCACCTTGCTGTGAGCGTAAACCACTGAGCCCAGTAGTTTCCAGGTGCCTCCCCGACGGTCCATACGAACCATACGCAGGATCTGCAGGAAGCGCATGCTGCGCAGGGCTGACGTGGCAAAGATGTTGCCTTGCGTCCCGGCGGCTATCACTGCCAAGGATGCCACAAATACTATGAAGTCTGTGAAGATGTTTAGAAAGGAAACACACATAGAAGACGTGAAGACAACTttctgatgaacacacacaggactttgACGTAAGTTTGTgtaccacaaacacacacacacacacacacacacacacacacacacacacacacaaacacacaaacctatGACACAGAAGGGCTTCCTGGCAAATCTCAGCCGTCCCTTCCAGCCACGATATCTGGAGCAACAGCCAGCTGCCCAGACCCTGATGAAGTACTCCAACCCAAACACCACGATCATCACAAACTCCTACAAACCacaacacaaaatcacacacacacgcacacacacacacacacaggtcagtgaCGTGCAGCAGTCAGTGAGCATAGAGTTTGACAGATCTGCAAACAAATGTTCCTCCATGAACCTTTTTTGGGATGTATGTATTAGTTGTTTAGCATGTGTATCAATTTCTCAACAGAAAAGTTATTTGTTATGTTTGAAGTAAACATCCATGTGGATATGGCAGCATAAAGAGTTAAAAAACGAGCAAGGAAGTTGGGAAGTAAATGTTCTAATCTGTATAatagcacacaaacacacctaccCCACACTGCAGACAACCACACATCCTTTCAATCTGTTGTAAATACTGATTACTGATGTGCATATTCATTACGTCATGTACATGTGCTATGATCTAGTTATTACATATTTGTCATAACATAATTTGACCTGGCTggtaaaataaagattaaaatgttacaaagcgagaaatattattatattttataaaagaTAACAAATTAAATAGATATAACACTC from Cyclopterus lumpus isolate fCycLum1 chromosome 11, fCycLum1.pri, whole genome shotgun sequence harbors:
- the LOC117739018 gene encoding potassium voltage-gated channel subfamily KQT member 4, which gives rise to MLGSPSNNGGSRMLVPPDPNDDRRVEFVALTAVHTERSEPSSPERGHPSHRTGLLGTPLPGRPGPRVNPSGPSKRFRKFQNCMYNVLERPRGWAFIYHAFIFLLVFSCLVLSVFSTIPDHQRFANQGLFILEFVMIVVFGLEYFIRVWAAGCCSRYRGWKGRLRFARKPFCVIDFIVFVASLAVIAAGTQGNIFATSALRSMRFLQILRMVRMDRRGGTWKLLGSVVYAHSKELITAWYIGFLVLIFASFLVYLAEKDINSDFNTYADSLWWGTITLTTIGYGDKTPRTWQGRLLAAGFALLGVSFFALPAGILGSGFALKVQEQHRQKHFEKRRMPAANLIQAAWRLYSTDAKHSYLTATWYFYDSMLPSFRELTLLFSHLQRQRNTKKVLHNSYNMLLSGLRPYSLPYLSGDSQLLSKKRGLFRIHAGRKQSSKMGFRDRIRMNNSRSSQTIRSKTSPLPPSSGVRSSPSQENVPDATSPGKVQKSWSFNDRTRFRTSLRLKPRPPVDAEGLGEDSVEDKPYCDVSMEEVIPAVKTLIRAVRILKFLVAKRKFKETLRPYDVKDVIEQYSAGHLDMLGRIKSLQMRVDQIIGRGAVQSDKKTRSEKGEKTPPELDPLDELSMMGRVVKVEKQVQSIENKLDLLLSFYSQCLKKGSSHFTLSSLLDPDLTSDYHSPTDQRDLFPSANTLNISESGNLE